CTATGGATGAACATCTAGTCGCTGGTCTGCCAGCACTTGAACCTTATGCACGTCTCTTTCACAGGTAGTTTCTGATTCGTGTTTTAGAAGATACAAGGATTTTATCATGAGGTTAATTTTCCTTTCTGGTTTTAGATACTATGCAATAGCTAGTCCAAGTGCCACCCAAAGGCTCCTTCTTGGACTTCTAGAGGCTCCCCCCTCCTGGGCTCCAGATGCTCTTGATGCTGCTGTACAACTAGTGGAACTTCTTCGAGCAGCAGAAGACTATGCCACAGGCATGAGGGTATATTACACTTattcttctctttctctcaatCTAATGAACTTTTAACAATCAATTGAAAATTATAGGATCAATGAACGAAGTTGCAATCCAAACAATATTAGATATAAAGTCAAAAGATTTATGTGTGACTATCTGAATATGGATATGCTGGCACTTAAAAAGGCTATATTGTAAATGGGAAGATCTGTCTCTGATTAATCTGCATGAAAATCTTGATTGTTTGCTATTATGATCCAGCTCCCAAGGAATTGGATGCACTTGCATTTCCTACGAGCAATTGGGATTGCGATGTCTATGCGAGCTGGAATTGCTGCAGATGCTGCAGCTGCCTTACTTTTCCGAATACTTTCTCAACCAGCTTTACTTTTTCCCCCACTGAGACAAGTTGATGGTATTGAACTTCAGCACCAGCCTCTAGGTGGTTACATTTCGTCTGAAAGAAAGCAGGTACCTCATCTGCTAAAGGCTCAGAATGGCCGCAATCTCGACATAATTTTGTTTGTCAATCATTCGTGCATTTTAACCAGCAGCTGCTTATTATTTCAGCAACGAGAATTGCCTGCAGCAGAAGCTACAGTAGAAGCTACTGCCCAAGGGATTGTATCTATGCTTTGTGCACATGGTCCAGAGGTTGAATGGCGAATTTGTACGATATGGGAAGCTGCTTACGGTTTGATACCTTTAAGTTCTTCTGCAGTTGATCTTCCAGATATCATAGTCGCAACACCGCTGCAGCCTCCCGTTCTATCATGGAACTTGTACATTCCTCTTCTTAAAGTGCTTGAATATCTTCCTCGTGGAAGCCCATCCGAAACCTGTCtaatgaaaatatttgttgCTACCGTTGAAGCAATTCTACAAAGGACATTCCCACCTGAGTCCTCTAGAGAACAAACTAGGAAGACCAGATATATTTTTGGGTCTGCATCCAAGAATCTTGCTGTGGCGGAGCTTCGCACAATGGTTCACGCACTATTCTTAGAGTCGTGTGCTTCTGTAGAGCTTGCCTCCCGCCTTCTTTTTGTTGTCTTAACTGTCTGTGTCAGCCATGAAGCGCAGCCCAATAGCAGCAAGCGCCCCAAAGGTGAAAAATCTCATTCTGAATATGTAGGTGAAGACGGGTGGAAGGAAAGAGAATCAGAAATTAATAAACAGTGCAAGAAACAGGGGCCCGTAGCAGCATTTGATTCTTACGTTATTGCTGCTGTTTGTGCCTTATCATGTGAACTCCAGCTCTTCCCTTTGATCTCAAAAGGAAGTAACGGCGTAGGTGCGAGAAATGTTTCTGACATTGCTAAGCCTGCGAAAGTGAATGACCTGTCCAGTCAGTTGCAGAGTGGTATTGATTCAGCTGTTGATCACACTCGCAGAATATTAGCAATCCTAGAGGCCCTTTTTTCTTTGAAACCATCTTCGATTGGCACTTCCTGGAGCTACAGTTCGAATGAAATAGTGGCTGCCGCTATGGTTGCAGCTCATGTTTCTGATTTGTTTAGACGTTCAAAGGCATGCATGCGTGCTCTTTCCACCCTGGTGAGATGCAAGTGGGACAGTGAAATTTATTCCAGGGCGTCGTCCCTCTTCAATCTGATCGATATTCACAGCAAAGTTGTTGCGTCTATAGTCAACAAAGCTGAACCATTGGAGGCTCACCTACTCCATGCGCCATCACTGAAGGAAATGTCTTCATGTTTTCATGGTAAAAAGCTTAAAAATTGTGGTAGCTGTCGCCAATCAGAACCAGATCGTCCCTCTTTGTCACCATGTGAAAACTTGCCTCGTTCTGAAGATTTAGTTAGTCATAGGAAGTATGATCCTGGGGAAGCTGGAAGATGTTCAATGGACAAAGGAATTGCAAATTTCCCTATAGATGCTTCGGATTTGGCCAACTTCTTGACGATGGATAGGCATATAGGATTTAATTGCAGTGGGAATGTTCTTCTGAGGTCTGTCCTTGCTGAAAAGCAAGAACTATGTTTCTCTGTTGTTTCACTGCTTTGGCACAAACTGATTGTTTCGCCTGAGACACAACCCAGTGCTGAGAGCACGTCTGCCCAGCAAGGATGGAGACAGGTATAATTGAACTTCTCGTTGGCCTTTCCTAATTGTGTCCTTTTTTTTCGCCTCCCTTTGATTGTAAGCCTAATACAGTGTTTATTTGTTTCCATTGAAAAAATTTACAGGTGGTGGCTGCACTCTGTAATGTAGTATCGGCATCACCAGCAAAAGCTGCAACAGCCGTTGTCCTTCAGGTCCCGATTTTGTTTTACTTGAATTTCTGCTCTCAATTTATTGTGAACTCTCTTTTGCTAGTGTCAATAGTTATTATATGCATTTCAGTTGTGTTTGTTTTATCAATTACATACCATCTGTTTAGTCAGTTTCCTGGATGTTATTTGTTTGTCAGGCTGAGAGGGAATTGAAACCTTGGATTGCTAAGGACGACGATCTTGGGCAAAAGATGTGGAGAGTCAACCAAAGAATCGTGAAAGTGATTGTCGAGTTAATGAGGAATCACGAGGCCGCAGAGTCGCTAGTAATTCTTGCTAGTGCATCAGACGTCCTCCTCCGTGCCACGGACGGGATGCTTGTTGATGGAGAAGCATGCACTTTACCTCAACTGGAGGTAAAATTTCATCGGATAGGAATTCCCATCTCTAAGTAATAATGCCCGTTTATTGTATTACTCACTTGCTCGCTACTCAAATATCGAACAGCTTCTGGAAGTAACGGCAAGAGCAGTTCAAGCCGTGCTTGAATGGGGAGAGTCAGGATTAGCTGTTGTAGATGGCCTCTCAAACCTGTTAAAGGTACTAAAAACTCTTCTTCATCACGTCTCGTGTCCAATGCATAAAAGCGAATTCATAGAAAACGACGTGTTCCTACACTTGTTTCTGATTACAGCATGGTTTTATTTTACAGTGTCGCCTCCCAGCCACAGTTCGCTGCGTTTCTCACCCAAGCGCCCATGTCCGCGCTCTCAGCACCTCAGTTCTCCGCGCAATCCTACACAACGGTTCACTGAAGCCGAAGACCAAACCACCGGATGTGAACATAATCCACAACCCGCGGTACCAGCAGTACTTGAACAAGATAGGCACCATTGACTGGCAAGCTGACATCGAGAAGTGCTTGACGTGGGAAGCGCACAGCCGGCTTGCAACGGGGCTGCCCATCGAGTTTGTGGGTTCGGCTGCGAAGGAATTAGGGTGTGCTATATCTGTGTGAAAGTAGAGGCTGAAATTGATGAAAGGAAGCAAAAGGTACTATAGTTGGGGCTAAGTTCCATTATCGTTTGATGTTTGTTTGAGCTAAAGAAACACAACTCTGACTCAGACTGCAAAATGGATATTACCACTCACTCTTCTTGTAATAATTTTCTAGACTACTCCCATGTATCCATATCAGTTCTTATTGTTTGGAtaactcattctctctctctctctctctctctctggtgtgtgtgtgtgtaaataatgatattttacACTTTATTTGGCAATAATCACATCATTTTCAAAGAGTTATGAATTCATATCCAACAAAATAAGTGAtctttcttttgtgtgtgtggAAGTAAGTGGAAATGTGGAGGCTTAATTTGATGTATTGAATGAAATAGGCAATGAGAAGCAATTTCAAGTTGAATAATTTTGTACAACATTATTAAATCAAGATCAACTATGAGATTGATCGTTAAAAGCCTGACACGGCCTCTGGCCCGCCTTCCTCGTCCACTAGTTTCTCGAGACGATTCAAGAGTAGATTGAAGTCATCGTCGCCCTTGAGCAGGCTGAGACGAACATGGCGGTCATCGACGCTGAACCTGCTGCCGGCCCGACCGATGATGTTTGCTTCCCGGAGAACTCTTGTGCAATCTAGGTCTTCTTCTCTTTCACATTTCACCCATGCATAACCTAACAGTGTTATATGATGTATTAATATagctatatttttaaaaaagaggGTGAAttgaacaaaacaaataaatagtCATGGCATTTGATCAATCTTGAAAATTTTGAGACAATTTTTGAAATGTTTCAATAATACCACTACATATAGTTTGATCATAGCAACAACAAAATCTTGAATTCTCCATCAAATTCAAGGATGCAAGAAaccattaattatttatttttcttttaaataagttTATATAAGCATAATAATATTCAAGATTGGAGTCCAAATGATCACCTGGAGAAGGTCCCCTAACTTTATCAAAGAAGTTGCAGTACAACGGTGGGATTTCTTGGATGGAGAAACGCTTCGACTTTGAGAAAATCCGGCTCAATTTTCCCCAACGATCACTCATCTTCTCGAATGCATAATCGAAGATCTCCTTGCCATCTCCACGAAGAATTGCTTTCATAAGCTGCAGAGCTCTAAGTTGAGTCTCTCTTGAGATTCC
This genomic interval from Salvia splendens isolate huo1 chromosome 13, SspV2, whole genome shotgun sequence contains the following:
- the LOC121761891 gene encoding protein GIGANTEA-like isoform X2; this translates as MATSNEKWIDSLQFSSLFWPPPQDAEQRKAQITAYVEYFGQFTSEQFADDIAELIRSRYPSKENRLFDDVLATFVLHHPEHGHAVLLPIISCIIDCTLEYDRSGPPFASFISLFCPNSENEYSEQWALACGEILRILTHYNRPIYKLERHENLPDRSSSGDHASTSKSIDGEPSSSPSSLAERKPLRPLSPWITDILLATPLGIRSDYFRWCGGVMGKYAAGELKPPITATSRGSGKHPQLMPSTPRWAVANGAGVILSVCDEEVARYETATLTAAAVPALLLPPPTTPMDEHLVAGLPALEPYARLFHRYYAIASPSATQRLLLGLLEAPPSWAPDALDAAVQLVELLRAAEDYATGMRLPRNWMHLHFLRAIGIAMSMRAGIAADAAAALLFRILSQPALLFPPLRQVDGIELQHQPLGGYISSERKQQRELPAAEATVEATAQGIVSMLCAHGPEVEWRICTIWEAAYGLIPLSSSAVDLPDIIVATPLQPPVLSWNLYIPLLKVLEYLPRGSPSETCLMKIFVATVEAILQRTFPPESSREQTRKTRYIFGSASKNLAVAELRTMVHALFLESCASVELASRLLFVVLTVCVSHEAQPNSSKRPKGEKSHSEYVGEDGWKERESEINKQCKKQGPVAAFDSYVIAAVCALSCELQLFPLISKGSNGVGARNVSDIAKPAKVNDLSSQLQSGIDSAVDHTRRILAILEALFSLKPSSIGTSWSYSSNEIVAAAMVAAHVSDLFRRSKACMRALSTLVRCKWDSEIYSRASSLFNLIDIHSKVVASIVNKAEPLEAHLLHAPSLKEMSSCFHGKKLKNCGSCRQSEPDRPSLSPCENLPRSEDLVSHRKYDPGEAGRCSMDKGIANFPIDASDLANFLTMDRHIGFNCSGNVLLRSVLAEKQELCFSVVSLLWHKLIVSPETQPSAESTSAQQGWRQVVAALCNVVSASPAKAATAVVLQAERELKPWIAKDDDLGQKMWRVNQRIVKVIVELMRNHEAAESLVILASASDVLLRATDGMLVDGEACTLPQLELLEVTARAVQAVLEWGESGLAVVDGLSNLLKCRLPATVRCVSHPSAHVRALSTSVLRAILHNGSLKPKTKPPDVNIIHNPRYQQYLNKIGTIDWQADIEKCLTWEAHSRLATGLPIEFVGSAAKELGCAISV
- the LOC121761891 gene encoding protein GIGANTEA-like isoform X1 yields the protein MLFMATSNEKWIDSLQFSSLFWPPPQDAEQRKAQITAYVEYFGQFTSEQFADDIAELIRSRYPSKENRLFDDVLATFVLHHPEHGHAVLLPIISCIIDCTLEYDRSGPPFASFISLFCPNSENEYSEQWALACGEILRILTHYNRPIYKLERHENLPDRSSSGDHASTSKSIDGEPSSSPSSLAERKPLRPLSPWITDILLATPLGIRSDYFRWCGGVMGKYAAGELKPPITATSRGSGKHPQLMPSTPRWAVANGAGVILSVCDEEVARYETATLTAAAVPALLLPPPTTPMDEHLVAGLPALEPYARLFHRYYAIASPSATQRLLLGLLEAPPSWAPDALDAAVQLVELLRAAEDYATGMRLPRNWMHLHFLRAIGIAMSMRAGIAADAAAALLFRILSQPALLFPPLRQVDGIELQHQPLGGYISSERKQQRELPAAEATVEATAQGIVSMLCAHGPEVEWRICTIWEAAYGLIPLSSSAVDLPDIIVATPLQPPVLSWNLYIPLLKVLEYLPRGSPSETCLMKIFVATVEAILQRTFPPESSREQTRKTRYIFGSASKNLAVAELRTMVHALFLESCASVELASRLLFVVLTVCVSHEAQPNSSKRPKGEKSHSEYVGEDGWKERESEINKQCKKQGPVAAFDSYVIAAVCALSCELQLFPLISKGSNGVGARNVSDIAKPAKVNDLSSQLQSGIDSAVDHTRRILAILEALFSLKPSSIGTSWSYSSNEIVAAAMVAAHVSDLFRRSKACMRALSTLVRCKWDSEIYSRASSLFNLIDIHSKVVASIVNKAEPLEAHLLHAPSLKEMSSCFHGKKLKNCGSCRQSEPDRPSLSPCENLPRSEDLVSHRKYDPGEAGRCSMDKGIANFPIDASDLANFLTMDRHIGFNCSGNVLLRSVLAEKQELCFSVVSLLWHKLIVSPETQPSAESTSAQQGWRQVVAALCNVVSASPAKAATAVVLQAERELKPWIAKDDDLGQKMWRVNQRIVKVIVELMRNHEAAESLVILASASDVLLRATDGMLVDGEACTLPQLELLEVTARAVQAVLEWGESGLAVVDGLSNLLKCRLPATVRCVSHPSAHVRALSTSVLRAILHNGSLKPKTKPPDVNIIHNPRYQQYLNKIGTIDWQADIEKCLTWEAHSRLATGLPIEFVGSAAKELGCAISV